GATGCGTTTCGCGACCATTGATTTTCCGCTGCCGGGCGGCCCGATCATGATCAGATTATGTTCACCGGCGGCGGACACCTCGATAGCGCGGCGGAGTGCGTGCTGGCCCTTGATCTCGGCAAAGTCACCCGACGACATGTCGGGACCGGCCTCGATGCTGATGCTCGCCGCATGGGGGATGGGCTCCAAGGCGAGTTCACCGCTTAAAAAACGCACGGCTTGGTCGAGGGATTTGACGGGGTAGGAAGCAACTCCATCGACGAGGGCGGCTTCCTCGGCGGATACGGGCGGGAGCAGGACGCCGCGTTTGCCCAGTTTTTTTGCGAGACGGGCGAGGGCGAGGGCGCCACGCACAGGGCGGGTGGCGCCGGAGAGGCTGAGTTCGCCGGCGATCAGATAATCGTCGATGCCGGGGGCGTTGATTTGTTCGGTCGCGAGCAGGATGCCGAGGGCGATGGGGAGATCGTAGAACGGGCCTTCTTTACGCAGGTGACCGGGGGCGAGATTGATGGTCGTGCGGGTGCGAGGTGACTTGAACCCGCTGTTGCTGAGGGCCGAGACCACGCGGTCGTCAGACTCCTTGACGGCGGCATCGGGCAGGCCAACCAAAATGAGTTTAGGGTCGCCGCTTTCACCGGAGTTCACCTCCACATGGACCAATTCCGCGTCGATGCCTTGCAGTGCGGCGGAGGAAATCGTCGCAAGCATGGCTGATTAAATCGCTGCGACGGAGTGCCGGCGCGCGATCTCACCGAGGTTGCGTTCTACCGCGTCGATGTAGGGGTGAGTGCCGTCGGCTTGAGTGAGGAACCGGTAAACGCCGAGGAAGTCGTTTTCCAGTTTGGGCCTCACGACTTTTTCCCAGAATAGAGAAGTTCCCGCGATGAGTTGTGCGGGGGATTTGAATACACGCTGGGAGGAAGGCAGTCCGAGGAATGCGTCGGACTCGGCGAATTCGTTGAACAACAGCTCCAGCTCATCGGGGTAGTCGTCCGCAGCCATTTGCCCGAGGTAGTCGGCGGTGGCCACCATACTGGCGAGCACATGATCGTCGCGCCGGTTGAAACGGAGTTTCATGCCGGTCGTCGAAGGGCCGGTGCAGCGAATCGCGCCGAGCACGGTGTCGATTTCGTCGATCTTGAGGCCCAGGGTGGGTAAATAAGACGCGCTCAGAGCGCAGCTGCGCAGAACGTGGCAAAACGTGTATTTGGCACCAGTGCCGAGGCGATCTGAACGGAGTTTTAGATAGCCGCTGTCGTGTAAAAGGGCGGTGGCGAGACCCAGTTCGAACTGGCGGTGGGTGAACGGTGTTTCACCGGAAGTCTGACGTGCGGCGAACAAATCCACATAAGCCACCGTGACCTGCAGAGTATGACGGAAATCGTGATAGCTCAGGTCGTTGGCTTGGTAATCTAGATAACCGCCAGTGAAGAGTTTTTGAACTCCGGCCAAAAGCTCGCAGGTGAACGTTTCGGATGCACCGGGAAACAGAGTGCGAGTGGCATCAAGGATGGCTTCGGTGACAGACTCTGCGCGCGTGGTGTCAGTCGTGAGAGGCATGTCGTGGTCCGGCCGGTTTTACGAGGAAGTGGAGTTACGCAAAACTATGGCGAAGCGAGCTGTGAGTAATGATTTGCGGAATGCGCGCGCAAGCCCAATCTTCGTATTCAACTATTCACCGACTCCACGATGATATTGGGAATTACCGGCGGTATGGGCGGGGGGAAATCCACCGCGATGCGCTTCTTTGAAGAGGCGGGTTTTCGGCGGATTGATTCCGATCGCATCGTGCGCGAGGACTTGCTGACCGATCCGGCGGTGGTCGGCCTGATCAAAGCAAAGTTTCCCGATGTGGTGAATGCGCAGAACGAAGTGCAGCGGGCGGAGTTGGCGCGGTATGTTTTTGGCAACGATGAAGACCGCGTATGGCTGGAGAAATTGTTGCATCCCATGGTATATAACCGCTGGCAAGAGCTGATGGCTGCCGACCCTGCGGCGGATTGGGCGATCGAAACCCCCCTGCTTTTCGAACAAGGTTTGGAAAATTGGTTTGATTTTACCGTATGCGTATCGACATCGTCGGCCAATCAGCTTGTCCGGTTGATTGAGCGCGGAATTCCCCAATCGCTCGCCGAGCAGCGAATTTCCAAGCAATTGCCCTTGGCTCAGAAACTAGAAAAAGCCGATTTTATCTTGTCCAACGATGGCACTCCCGAGGCGCTTCGCCTTCAGGTGAACCACTTGGCGGCCCGGTTGTCCGGTGTTCGCTGAAAAGCGGTTTCGGGCCGGTTGATTTTTTGTCCCTCTTTTTTTCCACAAATGGCTGAATCCGATTTGAACGCCTCCGCCGAAACCGGCGCAGGTAAACCTAAGAAAACGACCAAGCGTGCGCCTCGCGCCGCAAGCGCCGACGCCCCGAAGAAAACGCGGGTGACCAAGCCCAAGTCGCCCAAGGCCTCTGCCAAGTCG
This portion of the Rariglobus hedericola genome encodes:
- the coaE gene encoding dephospho-CoA kinase (Dephospho-CoA kinase (CoaE) performs the final step in coenzyme A biosynthesis.) → MILGITGGMGGGKSTAMRFFEEAGFRRIDSDRIVREDLLTDPAVVGLIKAKFPDVVNAQNEVQRAELARYVFGNDEDRVWLEKLLHPMVYNRWQELMAADPAADWAIETPLLFEQGLENWFDFTVCVSTSSANQLVRLIERGIPQSLAEQRISKQLPLAQKLEKADFILSNDGTPEALRLQVNHLAARLSGVR